A genomic stretch from Deltaproteobacteria bacterium includes:
- the clpX gene encoding ATP-dependent Clp protease ATP-binding subunit ClpX has product MIGKNDRFSRSQTLVCSFCEKTQDEVRKLVAGPSVYICDECVELCNDILCEELGDRNKPSFQDRLPTPRELKDFLDRYVVGQERAKKVLSVAVHNHYKRIEYLSAGCSDVELQKSNILLLGPTGCGKTLLAQILAKVLDVPFAIADATNLTEAGYVGEDVESIVLNLLVAANYDIEKAQRGIIYIDEVDKISRKSDSPSVTRDVSGEGVQQALLKLIEGTVANLPPKGGRKHPQQEFIHVDTTNILFICGGAFDGLENAIKKRLGSQKIGFGSDKVLSLIDKEESVLSKVEPKDLQTYGLIPEFIGRLPIVATLDELSEDDLVQVLTTPENALVKQYKKLFELSNVQLRFTEEAIRQIAAKTTQKKTGARGLRSIIEQVMLDTMFEIPSDGNVKEVIVSENVITNNESPLVVYENAARTG; this is encoded by the coding sequence ATGATTGGAAAAAATGACAGATTTTCGCGCTCACAAACCCTAGTTTGCTCATTCTGCGAGAAGACTCAGGACGAGGTTAGAAAGTTAGTTGCTGGGCCCTCAGTTTATATTTGCGATGAGTGCGTTGAGTTATGCAATGACATTTTGTGCGAGGAGCTGGGCGACCGCAACAAACCCTCCTTTCAGGATCGCCTTCCTACTCCGCGCGAGCTAAAGGATTTTCTGGATCGCTATGTGGTGGGCCAAGAACGCGCCAAAAAAGTTCTATCAGTTGCGGTTCACAACCACTACAAGCGCATTGAATATCTTTCCGCGGGGTGTAGCGATGTGGAGCTACAAAAATCAAATATACTTTTACTAGGCCCCACTGGTTGTGGAAAAACTCTTTTGGCTCAAATCCTTGCAAAAGTTCTCGACGTGCCATTTGCCATTGCGGATGCTACTAATCTTACCGAGGCCGGGTACGTAGGAGAGGACGTAGAGAGCATAGTGTTAAATTTACTCGTGGCTGCGAATTACGACATTGAAAAGGCCCAGAGGGGAATTATTTATATCGACGAGGTAGACAAGATTTCGAGAAAATCGGACTCTCCTTCAGTTACGCGAGATGTTTCTGGTGAAGGAGTTCAGCAGGCACTGCTAAAACTAATAGAAGGCACGGTAGCAAATTTGCCCCCTAAAGGTGGCCGCAAGCATCCGCAACAAGAGTTTATACACGTAGACACTACAAACATACTCTTCATCTGCGGTGGAGCCTTCGATGGCTTAGAAAACGCCATAAAAAAACGCCTTGGATCTCAAAAAATAGGATTTGGGTCTGACAAAGTATTATCACTTATAGACAAGGAAGAGAGCGTTCTTTCAAAAGTTGAGCCTAAAGACTTACAAACCTATGGCCTCATTCCGGAGTTCATAGGTCGCTTGCCAATAGTTGCCACACTCGACGAGCTTAGTGAGGACGATCTTGTTCAGGTGCTAACGACTCCAGAAAACGCTTTGGTAAAGCAGTACAAAAAACTCTTTGAGTTAAGCAACGTGCAACTGCGCTTTACGGAAGAGGCTATACGACAAATCGCTGCAAAAACGACTCAGAAAAAAACTGGTGCAAGGGGCTTACGCTCTATAATTGAGCAAGTAATGTTGGACACCATGTTTGAAATCCCCAGCGACGGCAATGTGAAAGAGGTAATTGTCTCCGAAAACGTAATTACCAACAACGAAAGC